The Bacillota bacterium genome segment TTCAGTCATTAGCTGAGTATACCGACAAGCAACCAGTGGAAGACGGAGACAGTTTTGAGGCCAATGCACTGATAAAAGCCCGTTATGGCTATCAGCTTACCGGTCTGCCGACGATTGCCGATGATTCCGGACTGGAGGTTGACGCCCTTTCGGGGGCGCCAGGTGTTCATTCAGCCCGTTTTGCCGGCGAAAACGCCAGCGACGATGACAACAATCGCAAGCTTTTGACTTTGCTTGCCGATGTTCCCAGGTCCGAGCGCAAAGCCAGGTTCCGGTGCGCCATCGCACTGGTGAGCGGCGATGACATTTTAACCGCCGAGGGTAGCTGTGAGGGGGAAATCCTCACCTCTCCCCAGGGAAGTGGCGGCTTTGGTTATGACCCCTTGTTCTGGCTGCCCCAGGAGGGCAAGTCGATGGCTGAGCTGCCCCCTGAACATAAAAACCAGGTCAGTCACCGGGCCCGGGCGCTGGCAGAGCTGGCTCGTGTCCTCAAATCCAGGGGGTGGGGACAATCAAGATAATAGTTTTCAGTGATACCCACCGCAGCCGCCCAGTTCTTAAGCATACCCGCAAAATTTTACAAACGGAGAAGCCGGATTTGCTTTTGCATGCCGGCGACAATTATCAAGACTTTTTGTGGCTCAAGAATGCGAGCGATATCCCCGGACACGGGGTGTGTGGTAATTGTGATTATGATGTGAGCGATTGCAAAAACGAACTGATTTTTGAATATCAAAATGTTAAATTTTTGCTTTGTCACGGACAT includes the following:
- the rdgB gene encoding RdgB/HAM1 family non-canonical purine NTP pyrophosphatase, which produces MKLVAATFNRHKVEEISAILAPLGLSVQSLAEYTDKQPVEDGDSFEANALIKARYGYQLTGLPTIADDSGLEVDALSGAPGVHSARFAGENASDDDNNRKLLTLLADVPRSERKARFRCAIALVSGDDILTAEGSCEGEILTSPQGSGGFGYDPLFWLPQEGKSMAELPPEHKNQVSHRARALAELARVLKSRGWGQSR